A portion of the Acidimicrobiales bacterium genome contains these proteins:
- the glpX gene encoding class II fructose-bisphosphatase: MTNQEVPDRNLALDLVRVTEAAAMAASRWMGRGDKEGADGAAVDAMRVVLGTIPMDGLVVIGEGEKDEAPMLFNGEQIGDGSPPLTDIAVDPIDGTTLTALGRGNAIAVIAVAPRGTMFDPGPCVYMEKIAVGPEAAGVISMDMSITENLHAVAEAKRESVRDLTAVILDRGRHEEIIAEVREAGARIRLIPDGDVAGAISTAWKGSGADILFGIGGTPEGVITAAALKCMGGEQLGRLWPRNERERTEAVEAGYDLSQVLRVDDLVRSDDCFFAATGITDGDLLKGVRFDNQGCHTDSLVMRSRSGTVRKVEAHHQIDKLAEFSSINYG; encoded by the coding sequence ATGACGAATCAGGAAGTTCCGGACCGCAACCTCGCGCTCGATCTGGTCCGGGTGACCGAAGCGGCCGCCATGGCCGCCTCCCGCTGGATGGGCCGCGGCGACAAGGAAGGCGCCGACGGCGCCGCCGTCGACGCGATGCGTGTCGTACTCGGCACCATCCCGATGGACGGACTGGTCGTGATCGGTGAGGGTGAGAAGGACGAGGCGCCGATGCTCTTCAACGGCGAGCAGATCGGCGACGGCTCGCCTCCGCTCACCGACATCGCGGTGGACCCGATCGATGGCACGACACTCACTGCCCTCGGCCGCGGCAACGCGATCGCCGTCATCGCCGTGGCGCCCCGCGGCACCATGTTCGACCCGGGCCCGTGCGTCTACATGGAGAAGATCGCGGTCGGCCCCGAGGCCGCCGGGGTGATCAGCATGGACATGTCGATCACCGAGAACCTCCACGCCGTGGCCGAAGCCAAGCGCGAGTCGGTACGCGACCTGACCGCGGTCATCCTCGACCGAGGCCGACACGAGGAGATCATCGCCGAGGTGCGCGAGGCCGGCGCCCGCATCCGCCTCATCCCCGACGGCGACGTCGCCGGTGCGATCTCCACGGCGTGGAAAGGCTCCGGCGCCGACATCCTGTTCGGTATCGGCGGCACCCCCGAGGGTGTCATCACCGCGGCGGCCCTGAAGTGCATGGGCGGCGAACAGCTCGGCCGTCTGTGGCCGCGCAACGAACGTGAACGCACCGAGGCGGTCGAGGCCGGCTACGACCTCAGTCAGGTGCTCCGGGTCGACGACCTCGTCCGCAGCGACGATTGCTTCTTCGCCGCGACCGGCATCACCGACGGCGACCTGCTCAAGGGTGTCCGGTTCGACAACCAGGGTTGCCACACCGACTCACTCGTCATGCGCTCGCGGTCGGGCACCGTCCGCAAGGTGGAAGCCCATCATCAGATCGACAAGCTCGCCGAGTTCAGCTCGATCAACTACGGCTGA
- a CDS encoding polyphosphate kinase 2 family protein has protein sequence MDLSKYRVVPGSAVDLDDWKTDESGEHSRDDAESRTDELNDRLEELQELLYAEGKHKVLVVIQATDTGGKDGTIRHVFDKVNPQGVKVASFKRPTEEELGHDYLWRVHRHTPKSGDITIFNRSHYEDVLVVRVHDIVPEKRWSRRYDHINAFEQLLADEGTTIIKLFLHISKDEQKERLQSRLDEPNKHWKFDSGDLAERERWDDYQEAFRVMLERTSTDHAPWYVIPADRKWFRTLLVSEIIVETLEGLDMAYPPAEPGLADLVIE, from the coding sequence ATGGACCTCTCAAAGTACCGCGTCGTCCCCGGCTCGGCCGTCGACCTCGACGACTGGAAAACCGACGAGAGCGGCGAGCACAGCCGGGATGACGCAGAATCACGAACCGACGAACTGAACGATCGGCTCGAGGAGCTCCAGGAGCTGTTGTACGCCGAGGGCAAGCACAAGGTGCTGGTGGTGATCCAGGCCACCGACACCGGCGGGAAGGACGGCACGATCCGCCACGTGTTCGACAAGGTGAATCCCCAGGGCGTCAAGGTGGCGTCGTTCAAGCGACCCACCGAGGAAGAACTGGGCCACGACTACCTCTGGCGAGTGCACCGGCACACACCGAAGTCCGGGGACATCACGATCTTCAACCGGTCGCACTACGAGGACGTGCTCGTCGTCCGCGTCCACGACATCGTGCCCGAGAAGCGCTGGTCACGGCGCTATGACCACATCAACGCCTTCGAACAGCTCCTGGCCGACGAGGGCACCACGATCATCAAGCTGTTCCTCCACATCTCGAAGGACGAGCAGAAGGAGCGCCTCCAGTCCCGCCTCGACGAACCGAACAAGCACTGGAAGTTCGATTCCGGTGACCTGGCCGAACGCGAACGATGGGACGACTACCAGGAGGCGTTTCGCGTCATGCTCGAACGAACGAGCACCGACCATGCTCCGTGGTACGTGATTCCGGCCGACCGCAAGTGGTTCCGTACCCTGCTGGTCAGCGAGATCATCGTCGAGACGCTCGAAGGGCTCGACATGGCGTACCCACCGGCCGAGCCCGGCCTGGCCGACCTGGTGATCGAGTGA
- a CDS encoding phosphoribosyltransferase family protein — protein MGDLDRVILRSLHMFHEEIDLVVGIPRSGLLAANLVALHLGVPLADLDGFLEGRVLSTGARLHSKTGPEVIDTARRILVFDDSVFSGSALETTRRRIEASSIAGELLYGAAFVVPSATTMVDIACEVVSPPRVFSWNLMSHSVLERSCLDIDGVLCLDPTPEQNDDGPNYRTFLRSAVPHMLPGQPVQALVTSRLEKYRAETEEWLAHHGVVYDALHMLDLPDAAARRAANAHAAFKASVYRGCDAILFIESNPRQAREIARTANKAVLCTGDFSFHEGNTTMQPVRRQVRRVRGKVRRIRSLRRRP, from the coding sequence GTGGGTGACCTCGACCGGGTCATCCTGCGCTCGCTCCACATGTTCCACGAGGAGATCGATCTCGTGGTCGGCATCCCCCGCTCCGGTCTGCTCGCGGCCAACCTCGTCGCGCTGCATCTCGGCGTACCGCTCGCCGACCTCGACGGTTTCCTCGAAGGGCGGGTGCTGAGCACCGGTGCTCGGTTGCATTCGAAGACCGGCCCCGAGGTCATCGACACCGCCCGCCGCATCCTCGTCTTCGACGACAGCGTGTTCTCGGGTTCGGCGCTCGAGACCACCCGTCGGCGAATCGAGGCATCGTCGATCGCCGGGGAACTCCTCTACGGCGCCGCCTTCGTCGTGCCGTCGGCGACGACGATGGTCGACATCGCGTGTGAGGTCGTCTCACCGCCTCGTGTGTTCTCCTGGAACCTGATGAGCCACAGTGTGCTGGAACGATCGTGCCTCGACATCGACGGCGTGCTGTGTCTCGATCCGACACCCGAGCAGAACGACGACGGCCCGAACTATCGGACGTTCCTGCGGTCGGCGGTACCTCACATGCTTCCGGGCCAACCGGTACAGGCCCTGGTCACCTCACGGCTCGAGAAGTACCGAGCCGAGACCGAGGAATGGCTCGCCCACCATGGCGTGGTCTACGACGCCCTGCACATGCTCGATCTACCCGATGCCGCGGCACGTCGCGCCGCCAACGCACACGCGGCGTTCAAGGCATCGGTCTATCGAGGCTGCGACGCGATTCTCTTCATCGAGTCGAATCCGAGACAGGCTCGGGAGATCGCCCGGACGGCGAACAAGGCCGTGCTCTGTACCGGCGACTTCAGCTTCCACGAGGGCAACACCACCATGCAGCCCGTTCGCCGGCAGGTCCGCCGGGTGCGCGGAAAGGTCCGACGAATCAGGTCGTTGCGGCGGCGACCCTGA
- the atpC gene encoding ATP synthase F1 subunit epsilon gives MFTVEVVSPESVSYTGEAEMVIARTVDGGDIAFQTGHVPFIGNLAVWSVDVIKANGERDTFAVHRGFVQVSGDQVTILSDVSEAIEEIDVRRAEAARDRAEAALRADANDAAAAAALGRAELRLRVAAATT, from the coding sequence ATGTTCACCGTCGAGGTCGTCTCTCCTGAATCGGTGTCCTACACCGGCGAAGCCGAGATGGTCATCGCGCGCACCGTCGACGGTGGCGACATCGCCTTCCAGACGGGTCACGTGCCCTTCATCGGCAACCTCGCCGTGTGGTCCGTCGACGTCATCAAGGCGAACGGAGAACGCGACACCTTCGCCGTACACCGTGGCTTCGTGCAGGTCAGCGGCGACCAGGTGACCATTCTCTCCGACGTGTCCGAGGCGATCGAAGAGATCGATGTTCGTCGTGCCGAGGCGGCTCGCGACCGGGCGGAAGCAGCGCTGCGCGCCGATGCGAACGACGCCGCTGCGGCCGCCGCGTTGGGCCGGGCAGAGCTTCGCCTCAGGGTCGCCGCCGCAACGACCTGA
- the atpD gene encoding F0F1 ATP synthase subunit beta yields MTVTENDLKSGRIVGIAGPVVDVEFPAGHLPEINTQLEFDVTVAGETTRVAAEVAQQIGDHRIRAISMKPTDGLTRGAPVDNTGHGVQAPVGDETLGHIWNVMGDCLDVPGHTTEERWDIHRSAPTFDSLEPSAKMFETGVKVIDLLTPYKEGGKIGLFGGAGVGKTVLITEMITRVASNHGGVSVFAGVGERTREGTDLFIEMGETVMGDGVTTVLDKAALVFGQMDEPPGVRLRVALSGVTMAEYFRDVQNQDVLLFIDNIFRFVQAGSEVSTLLGRMPSAVGYQPTLADEMGELQERITSTRGKSITSLQAVYVPADDYTDPAPFTSFTHFDGTTELSRDIAAKGIYPAVDPLASSSTILDPLVVGDRHYRTARRVQEVLQRYKELQDIIAILGLDELSEEDRVTVNRARKVEKFLSQPMFVAKQFTGQDGIFTPIEETIESFEAVINGDLDHLPEQAFQMVGGAEDAERKAAELQADA; encoded by the coding sequence ATGACCGTCACCGAGAACGATCTGAAGAGCGGCCGAATCGTCGGCATCGCCGGCCCCGTGGTCGACGTCGAGTTCCCCGCCGGGCACCTTCCCGAGATCAACACCCAGCTGGAGTTCGACGTCACCGTCGCCGGCGAGACCACCCGTGTCGCTGCGGAGGTAGCCCAACAGATCGGCGATCATCGCATCCGCGCGATCTCCATGAAGCCGACCGATGGCCTCACCCGTGGCGCCCCGGTGGACAACACCGGTCACGGCGTGCAGGCCCCTGTCGGCGACGAGACGCTGGGCCACATCTGGAACGTGATGGGCGACTGCCTCGACGTTCCCGGCCACACCACGGAGGAACGCTGGGACATCCATCGCTCCGCTCCCACCTTCGATTCCCTCGAGCCGTCGGCCAAGATGTTCGAGACCGGCGTGAAGGTCATCGACCTGCTGACCCCCTACAAGGAGGGTGGCAAGATCGGTCTGTTCGGTGGTGCCGGCGTGGGCAAGACCGTGCTCATCACCGAGATGATCACCCGTGTGGCCTCCAACCACGGTGGCGTGTCGGTGTTCGCCGGCGTCGGCGAGCGCACCCGTGAGGGCACCGACCTCTTTATCGAGATGGGCGAGACCGTCATGGGCGACGGCGTCACCACCGTGCTCGACAAGGCCGCGCTGGTGTTCGGACAGATGGACGAGCCGCCGGGAGTCCGCCTTCGCGTCGCTCTCTCGGGTGTGACGATGGCCGAGTACTTCCGTGACGTGCAGAACCAGGACGTGTTGCTCTTCATCGACAACATCTTCCGTTTCGTGCAGGCCGGTTCCGAGGTATCGACCCTTCTGGGTCGTATGCCGTCGGCGGTGGGCTACCAGCCCACGCTCGCCGACGAGATGGGCGAGCTCCAGGAGCGCATCACCTCCACCCGCGGCAAGTCGATCACCTCGCTGCAGGCCGTGTACGTGCCGGCCGATGACTACACCGATCCCGCCCCGTTCACCTCGTTCACCCACTTCGACGGCACCACCGAGCTCTCTCGTGACATCGCCGCCAAGGGCATCTACCCCGCCGTGGATCCGCTGGCATCGTCGTCGACGATCCTCGACCCGCTGGTCGTGGGTGACCGTCACTATCGCACCGCTCGCCGAGTGCAGGAAGTGCTCCAGCGCTACAAGGAGCTCCAGGACATCATCGCCATTCTCGGCCTCGATGAACTCTCCGAGGAAGACCGGGTCACGGTGAACCGGGCCCGCAAGGTCGAGAAGTTCCTCTCGCAGCCGATGTTCGTGGCCAAGCAGTTCACCGGCCAGGACGGCATCTTCACGCCGATCGAAGAGACCATCGAGTCCTTCGAAGCGGTCATCAACGGCGATCTGGACCACCTGCCCGAGCAGGCGTTCCAGATGGTCGGCGGCGCCGAAGATGCCGAACGCAAGGCCGCAGAGCTGCAGGCCGACGCCTGA
- a CDS encoding F0F1 ATP synthase subunit gamma, which produces MPGGKERELKRRIGSIQTTKQITRAMELIAATRVVKAMNRADAARPYARQITSVIENLAAGGAEANHPLLREVDEVKNVGFIVMAGDRGLAGAYNTNPIRACERQIEAHKLEGKGYSLFCVGKKSNAYFRFRNYRVDHSYQGFSDSPAYEDARRIAEDVADAFISGEIDEVELIYTEFISMGTQKVSVRRFLPLGNTETMAAAGSGDAAAAFEFEPSPEAVLEALLPRYIEARLFGALLDAAASEHANRQRAMKSATDNAEELITKLSREMNTARQAAITTEIMEIVSGAEALGAGESSDGAAAALLELYNPMAAAAAGNTNPSPQS; this is translated from the coding sequence GTGCCCGGTGGCAAGGAGCGCGAGCTCAAACGACGGATCGGCAGTATCCAGACGACGAAGCAGATCACGCGCGCCATGGAACTGATCGCCGCGACCCGCGTGGTCAAGGCCATGAACCGAGCCGATGCGGCGCGCCCCTACGCCCGTCAGATCACCTCGGTGATCGAGAACCTCGCGGCCGGCGGCGCCGAGGCCAACCACCCGCTCCTACGAGAGGTCGACGAGGTCAAGAACGTCGGCTTCATCGTGATGGCCGGCGACCGTGGACTCGCCGGTGCCTACAACACCAATCCGATCCGTGCGTGTGAGCGCCAGATCGAGGCGCACAAGCTCGAGGGGAAGGGCTACTCCCTGTTCTGCGTGGGCAAGAAGTCCAACGCCTACTTCCGTTTCCGCAACTATCGCGTCGACCACAGCTACCAGGGTTTCAGCGACAGTCCCGCCTACGAGGACGCTCGGCGTATCGCCGAGGATGTCGCCGATGCGTTCATCAGCGGCGAGATCGACGAAGTCGAACTCATCTACACCGAGTTCATCTCGATGGGTACCCAGAAGGTGTCGGTTCGCCGATTCCTGCCGCTCGGGAACACCGAGACGATGGCCGCGGCCGGCAGCGGCGACGCGGCCGCCGCCTTCGAATTCGAGCCGTCGCCCGAGGCGGTGCTCGAAGCCCTGCTTCCCCGCTATATCGAAGCCCGCCTCTTCGGTGCCCTGCTCGATGCGGCCGCATCCGAGCACGCCAACCGACAGCGGGCGATGAAATCCGCCACCGACAACGCCGAGGAACTCATCACCAAGCTCTCGCGTGAGATGAACACCGCCCGCCAGGCGGCGATCACCACCGAGATCATGGAGATCGTCAGCGGCGCCGAGGCGCTCGGCGCCGGCGAATCCAGCGACGGTGCGGCGGCCGCCCTCCTCGAGCTCTACAACCCGATGGCAGCTGCCGCTGCCGGCAACACCAACCCCTCTCCGCAGTCCTGA
- the atpA gene encoding F0F1 ATP synthase subunit alpha, protein MADLQINTDEITAALTANLQGFSPSVEQTTVGRVLEVGDGIARVSGLPDAAVNEMLRFENGLIGLALNLDEDSIGAVVLGDVEGIEEGQTVVATGEILSVPVGDGLLGRVVNPLGEPIDGKGALTNVQPRRMEIQAPGILGRKPVHEPMQTGIKSIDSLIPVGRGQRELIIGDRKTGKTTIALDTILNQKGLGVKCIYVAIGQKASTVAQNVATLEELGAMEYTTVVVAPASDPAPFKYLAPYGGCAMGQHWMENGEHSLIVYDDLSKQAEAYRQVSLLLRRPPGREAFPGDVFYLHSRLLERAAKLSDELGAGSLTALPIIETKAGDVSAFIPTNVISITDGQIFLQDDLFKSGIRPAVDVGISVSRVGSAAQVKAMKTATGTLKGDLQQFRELEAFAAFGSDLDAVSKSQLERGYRLTELLKQGVNSPYPVEDQVVSIFAGTRGYLDSLPVDDVLRFEAGLLDWFRTRHSDVMATIRNEGKIPDEDAFEAAIRDFAAQFTPSVVDGEEPEAHEQGAAHSTMVDSDVTLPEEDITRDEG, encoded by the coding sequence ATGGCTGATCTACAGATCAACACCGACGAGATCACGGCGGCGCTCACGGCGAACCTGCAAGGGTTCTCCCCCTCGGTCGAGCAGACCACCGTGGGCCGCGTGCTCGAGGTCGGCGACGGCATCGCCCGCGTGTCGGGCCTGCCCGACGCCGCGGTGAACGAGATGCTCCGCTTCGAGAACGGGCTCATCGGGCTCGCCCTCAACCTCGACGAGGACTCGATCGGCGCCGTGGTGCTGGGCGACGTCGAAGGCATCGAGGAAGGCCAGACCGTGGTCGCCACGGGCGAGATCCTCTCCGTGCCGGTCGGCGACGGCCTGCTCGGCCGTGTGGTCAACCCGTTGGGCGAGCCCATCGACGGCAAGGGCGCACTCACCAACGTGCAGCCCCGCCGCATGGAGATCCAGGCCCCCGGCATCCTCGGTCGCAAGCCCGTGCACGAGCCGATGCAGACCGGCATCAAGTCGATCGATTCGCTCATCCCCGTCGGCCGTGGCCAGCGAGAGCTGATCATCGGCGATCGCAAGACGGGCAAGACCACCATTGCGCTCGACACGATCCTGAACCAGAAGGGTCTGGGCGTGAAGTGCATCTATGTGGCGATCGGCCAGAAGGCCTCCACCGTCGCGCAGAACGTCGCCACGCTCGAAGAGCTCGGCGCCATGGAGTACACCACCGTCGTGGTCGCGCCCGCCTCCGACCCGGCCCCGTTCAAGTACCTGGCTCCCTACGGCGGTTGCGCCATGGGTCAGCACTGGATGGAGAACGGCGAGCACTCACTCATTGTCTATGACGACCTCTCGAAGCAGGCTGAGGCCTATCGCCAGGTGTCGCTGCTGCTGCGCCGCCCGCCGGGGCGCGAAGCGTTCCCCGGTGACGTGTTCTACCTCCACAGCCGCCTGCTCGAGCGGGCCGCCAAGCTCTCTGACGAGCTCGGGGCCGGCTCGCTCACCGCGCTGCCGATCATCGAGACGAAGGCCGGCGACGTGTCCGCCTTCATCCCGACCAACGTGATCTCGATCACCGACGGCCAGATCTTCCTGCAGGACGACCTCTTCAAGTCCGGTATCCGTCCGGCCGTCGACGTCGGCATCTCGGTGTCACGCGTGGGTTCGGCCGCGCAGGTCAAGGCCATGAAGACCGCCACGGGCACGCTCAAGGGCGACCTCCAGCAGTTCCGTGAGCTCGAGGCCTTCGCCGCCTTCGGCTCCGACCTCGACGCCGTGTCCAAGTCCCAGCTCGAGCGTGGCTATCGCCTCACCGAGTTGCTCAAGCAGGGCGTGAACTCGCCCTACCCGGTCGAGGATCAGGTCGTGTCGATCTTTGCCGGCACGCGCGGCTATCTCGACTCGCTGCCCGTGGACGACGTGCTGCGCTTCGAGGCCGGCTTGCTCGACTGGTTCCGCACCCGTCACAGCGACGTGATGGCCACGATCCGCAACGAGGGCAAGATCCCCGATGAGGACGCCTTCGAGGCCGCCATCCGGGACTTCGCCGCCCAGTTCACCCCTTCGGTGGTCGACGGCGAGGAGCCCGAAGCACACGAGCAGGGCGCAGCCCATTCGACCATGGTCGACAGCGACGTCACCCTGCCCGAAGAAGACATCACTCGAGACGAGGGCTGA
- the atpH gene encoding ATP synthase F1 subunit delta, giving the protein MSDTIDGYAEALLAVVRAEGATGADDEIFRFAQALEGNDELRNTLSDPYVPAEKRQQIVEDLLQGKASHVARAAVSLVVGAGRAAELPAIARALVAKGAAASGKEIAEVRTAVALTDEQKARLASSLKTATGKDVEIKVTIDPAVLGGVVTTIGDTVIDGSVRRRLAQVKTHLG; this is encoded by the coding sequence ATGAGCGACACCATCGACGGATACGCAGAAGCACTGCTCGCCGTCGTGCGCGCCGAGGGTGCCACCGGAGCGGACGACGAGATCTTCCGCTTCGCCCAGGCCCTCGAAGGCAACGACGAGCTCCGCAACACGCTGTCCGACCCCTACGTGCCGGCCGAGAAGCGTCAGCAGATCGTGGAGGACCTGCTCCAGGGCAAGGCATCGCACGTCGCTCGGGCCGCGGTGTCGCTCGTGGTCGGTGCCGGTCGCGCCGCCGAGCTTCCGGCCATCGCCCGGGCGCTCGTGGCCAAGGGTGCGGCCGCCAGCGGCAAGGAGATCGCCGAGGTTCGCACCGCGGTGGCGCTCACCGACGAGCAGAAGGCCCGCCTCGCCTCGTCGCTGAAGACCGCTACCGGCAAAGACGTCGAGATCAAGGTCACCATCGATCCCGCCGTGCTCGGCGGCGTGGTGACCACCATCGGCGACACCGTCATCGACGGCAGTGTCCGTCGCCGCCTCGCCCAGGTGAAGACTCACCTCGGCTGA
- the atpF gene encoding F0F1 ATP synthase subunit B, which yields MLVLAAESTEDPPNPVIPEVNEIVWAVIFFVALWLLMRYVLLPPITRAMETRANTIQGDRDAADAATASLGSTRRDYEASLVDARNEANEIIAAARTAADQRRAALQAEADAEIAVLRRNAQDEIEQARAAALSGMRGDVATLAVGAAGAVLGRNLDAGAQQSVIDQALAAE from the coding sequence ATGTTGGTCCTAGCCGCAGAGAGCACGGAGGACCCGCCGAACCCGGTGATCCCCGAGGTCAACGAGATCGTCTGGGCCGTCATCTTCTTCGTCGCGCTGTGGCTTCTCATGAGGTACGTGCTCCTTCCCCCGATCACTCGGGCGATGGAAACACGCGCCAACACCATCCAGGGTGATCGCGATGCCGCCGACGCGGCCACCGCATCCTTGGGCTCCACGCGGCGCGACTACGAGGCCTCCCTCGTCGACGCCCGCAACGAGGCCAACGAGATCATCGCTGCTGCCCGAACTGCTGCCGACCAACGCCGTGCCGCGCTGCAGGCGGAAGCCGACGCCGAGATCGCCGTCCTGCGCCGCAATGCGCAGGACGAGATCGAACAGGCCCGCGCCGCTGCGCTCTCCGGCATGCGGGGCGACGTCGCCACGCTGGCCGTGGGTGCTGCCGGCGCCGTGCTGGGTCGCAATCTCGACGCCGGTGCGCAGCAGTCCGTCATCGACCAGGCCCTCGCGGCCGAGTGA
- the atpE gene encoding ATP synthase F0 subunit C yields the protein MKNASAASGAGYAYGLAAIGPGIGIGYLVGQAVQAMARQPESAGQVQTTMFLGIAFTEALALIGFVVFILLKFV from the coding sequence ATCAAGAACGCCAGCGCCGCCTCCGGCGCCGGCTACGCCTACGGCCTCGCTGCCATCGGCCCGGGCATCGGCATCGGCTACCTCGTCGGTCAGGCCGTCCAGGCCATGGCCCGTCAGCCCGAGTCCGCCGGTCAGGTCCAGACCACCATGTTCCTCGGCATCGCCTTCACCGAGGCCCTCGCCCTCATCGGCTTCGTGGTCTTCATCCTGCTGAAGTTCGTCTGA
- the atpB gene encoding F0F1 ATP synthase subunit A, which yields MEFPPIENVIEWPAFLFEDSEYFAFSKIGFIYFLGMALPTILFLLANRGDALVPRGFRTAAEGIVEFIDSQIIQAAIGPDGRRYMPLLTSLFLFIFIGNITEVVPFFQMPGNARMAGPLVLALIVYVMWISVGIKHNGLGYIKDVLVPPGVPKPLYLLVTPIEFLSNFLIRPFSHAVRLFANMLAGHILLVTFTVLCISVFSASALILVQLGTFPGLLAFTAFEVGVSLIQAFVFTILTAVYIGMALHPAH from the coding sequence GTGGAGTTCCCACCGATCGAGAACGTGATCGAGTGGCCGGCGTTCTTGTTCGAGGATTCCGAGTATTTCGCCTTCAGCAAGATCGGGTTCATCTACTTCCTCGGCATGGCGCTTCCGACCATCCTCTTTCTCCTCGCCAATCGTGGCGACGCCTTGGTGCCCCGAGGCTTCCGCACCGCGGCCGAAGGCATCGTGGAGTTCATCGACAGCCAGATCATCCAGGCGGCCATCGGCCCCGACGGTCGTCGCTACATGCCGCTGCTCACCTCCCTGTTCCTCTTCATCTTCATCGGCAACATCACCGAGGTCGTCCCGTTCTTCCAGATGCCGGGCAACGCCCGCATGGCCGGCCCGCTCGTGCTCGCCCTCATCGTCTACGTCATGTGGATCTCGGTCGGCATCAAGCACAACGGCCTCGGGTACATCAAGGACGTCCTCGTGCCGCCGGGTGTGCCGAAGCCGCTGTACCTACTGGTCACACCGATCGAGTTCCTCTCGAACTTCCTCATCCGGCCCTTCAGTCACGCAGTGCGTCTGTTCGCCAACATGCTCGCCGGCCACATCCTGCTCGTGACCTTCACCGTGCTGTGCATCTCGGTGTTCTCCGCCTCGGCGCTGATCCTCGTGCAACTCGGTACGTTCCCCGGACTGCTGGCCTTCACCGCCTTCGAGGTCGGCGTGTCGCTGATCCAGGCCTTCGTCTTCACCATCCTCACCGCCGTCTACATCGGCATGGCGCTGCACCCGGCCCACTAG
- a CDS encoding ATP synthase subunit I, translating to MSFPTTTQPNVLAQRMEGPSPAVAVAKDLARRGVMIAPASIVLGAVFWGTDGALSVALGLGIVVVNFLLAAAMLGYAARISLALMAGAALFGFLIRLGLITIAVLLVRNEPWVELVPLGISLIISHLGLLFWEMRFVSASLAFPGLKPPPNERRIIQEPEMNPVEQQEQL from the coding sequence ATGAGCTTTCCCACCACGACGCAGCCCAATGTGCTCGCGCAGCGCATGGAGGGTCCGTCGCCGGCTGTCGCGGTCGCCAAGGACCTCGCCCGCCGCGGCGTGATGATCGCGCCGGCATCGATCGTCCTCGGTGCGGTCTTCTGGGGCACGGATGGGGCACTGTCGGTGGCCCTGGGCCTCGGCATCGTCGTCGTCAACTTCCTCCTCGCGGCCGCGATGCTCGGCTACGCCGCTCGCATCTCCCTGGCGTTGATGGCCGGGGCCGCATTGTTCGGCTTTCTCATTCGCCTCGGGCTCATCACCATCGCAGTGCTGCTCGTGCGCAACGAACCATGGGTCGAACTCGTCCCTCTCGGAATCTCTCTGATCATTTCTCACCTCGGATTGCTGTTTTGGGAGATGCGTTTCGTGTCGGCGTCGCTAGCCTTCCCCGGGCTTAAGCCGCCGCCGAACGAACGACGCATCATCCAGGAGCCTGAGATGAACCCCGTCGAGCAACAGGAGCAATTGTGA
- a CDS encoding AtpZ/AtpI family protein, producing MERNAQREFQEALWRSSGGFDLVLGPVILSLGGLWLDRRFDTAPIFMILLLVLGAIGAGAKVYYEWKHGMAVATAERDRLLAEAASLRKAAASGPPAGEAVR from the coding sequence ATGGAACGGAACGCGCAGCGCGAATTCCAGGAAGCCCTGTGGCGGTCCAGTGGTGGCTTCGACCTCGTCCTCGGCCCGGTCATCTTGTCGCTCGGCGGTCTGTGGCTCGATCGCCGCTTCGACACCGCGCCGATCTTCATGATCCTCCTGCTCGTGCTGGGCGCGATCGGCGCCGGCGCGAAGGTCTACTACGAGTGGAAGCACGGCATGGCGGTGGCCACCGCCGAGCGCGACCGACTCCTCGCCGAAGCCGCCAGCCTGCGCAAGGCGGCCGCGAGCGGACCGCCGGCCGGAGAGGCAGTCAGATGA